From one Bacillus sp. FJAT-42376 genomic stretch:
- a CDS encoding cell division protein FtsQ/DivIB: MNNRMEQEKIVSIEDRIPKLKQHRKQKTNKRLIAFLCLFFVLIFLVIYFQSPLSKISVVEVKGNSHSSKETILMQSGISAGTGFWNLDGGQAEREVKKLKEIKSAQVLKTFPNKVTVQVEEYKRVAYAEKNGSYMPILENGIVLPADKASLPSDAPILINWNDADQIQEMASALLEIPKPIASSISEIYHAPEKNDSWHITLYMNEGFVISGSVRNIAEKIKDYPSIVSQLKPGSKGIIHMEVGTYFESYDKPAGTKDNPEQGVKTNETQG, encoded by the coding sequence TTGAATAATCGAATGGAACAGGAAAAAATTGTTTCGATCGAAGACCGTATACCTAAACTGAAACAGCACCGCAAACAAAAAACGAATAAACGCCTTATTGCTTTTTTATGTCTATTCTTTGTATTGATCTTCCTCGTCATCTATTTTCAATCTCCTTTAAGCAAGATTTCTGTCGTTGAAGTGAAGGGGAACAGCCATTCAAGCAAAGAAACGATCCTAATGCAAAGCGGAATTTCTGCCGGGACAGGCTTTTGGAATCTGGATGGCGGACAGGCGGAAAGAGAAGTTAAAAAGCTGAAAGAAATAAAATCAGCACAAGTTTTAAAGACGTTCCCCAATAAAGTGACTGTCCAGGTCGAAGAGTATAAGCGCGTGGCTTATGCGGAAAAGAACGGTTCGTATATGCCGATACTTGAAAACGGGATCGTGCTGCCGGCAGATAAAGCGTCGCTGCCTTCTGATGCACCGATTTTAATCAACTGGAACGATGCGGATCAAATACAGGAAATGGCGTCAGCTCTGCTTGAAATTCCAAAGCCGATCGCTTCTTCCATTTCTGAAATCTATCATGCTCCGGAAAAGAATGATTCCTGGCACATCACTCTATATATGAATGAGGGCTTTGTCATCAGCGGTTCGGTAAGAAACATTGCCGAGAAAATTAAAGATTATCCCTCCATTGTGTCTCAGCTCAAGCCCGGTTCAAAAGGGATCATTCATATGGAGGTCGGAACCTATTTTGAATCCTATGACAAGCCGGCCGGCACCAAGGATAATCCAGAACAGGGAGTAAAAACAAATGAAACCCAGGGGTAA
- the ftsZ gene encoding cell division protein FtsZ, with the protein MLEFETNIDGLATIKVIGVGGGGNNAVNRMIEHGVQGVEFIAVNTDAQALNLSKAEVKMQIGSKLTRGLGAGANPEVGKKAAEESKEQIEEALRGADMVFVTAGMGGGTGTGAAPVIAQIAKDLGALTVGVVTRPFTFEGRKRAMQASGGISSMKESVDTLIVIPNDRLLEIVDKNTPMLEAFREADNVLRQGVQGISDLIAVPGLINLDFADVKTIMSNRGSALMGIGVATGESRAAEAAKKAISSPLLETSIDGAQGVLMNITGGTNLSLYEVQEAADIVASASDQEVNMIFGSVINENLKDEIVVTVIATGFSEQEISQSKQPRFGGSVQPSPNQKPAVPQKREREMKREEPSPYSESPRQQQQQPDDALDIPTFLRNRNRRR; encoded by the coding sequence ATGTTGGAGTTTGAAACGAATATTGACGGTCTAGCAACCATAAAAGTTATAGGGGTAGGCGGAGGCGGAAACAACGCTGTAAACCGCATGATCGAGCATGGAGTACAAGGGGTAGAGTTCATCGCCGTAAATACGGATGCACAAGCTCTTAACCTATCTAAAGCAGAAGTGAAAATGCAAATAGGTTCTAAGCTTACAAGAGGACTTGGAGCAGGTGCCAATCCTGAAGTAGGCAAAAAGGCTGCCGAAGAAAGCAAAGAGCAGATTGAAGAAGCACTTCGAGGGGCAGACATGGTCTTTGTAACAGCAGGTATGGGAGGCGGAACCGGAACCGGCGCGGCTCCAGTGATCGCGCAGATTGCGAAAGACTTAGGTGCTCTTACCGTTGGGGTTGTAACCCGCCCATTTACATTTGAAGGAAGAAAGCGGGCTATGCAGGCTTCCGGCGGAATTTCTTCTATGAAAGAATCAGTCGATACCCTGATTGTCATCCCTAACGACCGTTTGCTTGAAATTGTAGACAAAAACACACCGATGCTTGAAGCATTCCGTGAAGCCGATAACGTCCTTCGCCAAGGTGTACAGGGGATTTCCGACCTGATTGCGGTTCCCGGTCTGATTAACCTTGATTTTGCCGATGTAAAAACCATCATGTCCAATAGAGGATCTGCTCTTATGGGTATTGGAGTGGCGACAGGGGAGAGCAGAGCGGCAGAAGCTGCGAAAAAAGCGATTTCCAGTCCGCTTCTCGAGACATCCATTGATGGCGCTCAAGGTGTTTTAATGAACATCACAGGCGGAACCAACCTGAGCCTGTATGAAGTTCAGGAAGCAGCTGACATTGTGGCATCCGCTTCCGATCAGGAAGTAAACATGATTTTCGGTTCGGTCATTAATGAAAATCTGAAAGATGAAATTGTTGTAACCGTCATTGCTACAGGCTTCAGCGAGCAGGAAATCAGCCAAAGCAAACAGCCTCGTTTTGGAGGAAGCGTCCAGCCTTCACCAAACCAAAAACCGGCTGTACCTCAGAAGCGTGAGCGTGAAATGAAGCGTGAAGAACCTTCTCCATACAGCGAAAGTCCGCGTCAGCAGCAACAGCAGCCTGATGATGCATTGGATATCCCGACTTTCCTGCGCAACCGCAACAGAAGAAGATAA
- a CDS encoding DUF881 domain-containing protein, protein MKPRGKYVLLSIVMLVLGYLIAFSYQLTNETKQGSISAEQWNKEYESRQLLINQEEKNLKLQEELSDKQKKVQNYEEMLKKDKQAASGLVDEIEKLRMYVGETGVKGKGVQITLEDSSYIPANENANNYIVHESHIFKVINELLISGASAVAINGQRVSSDSYIFCNGPVITVDGNQFPAPFVISAIGDPEVMIGAFTISGGVSEELVYDNIVVKSEKKNEITMNPMLQGDRKS, encoded by the coding sequence ATGAAACCCAGGGGTAAGTATGTTCTGCTTTCTATAGTCATGCTTGTTCTCGGTTATCTGATTGCCTTCTCCTATCAGCTGACAAATGAAACGAAGCAGGGCAGCATCTCGGCAGAACAGTGGAATAAAGAGTATGAATCGAGGCAGCTTCTCATTAATCAGGAAGAGAAAAACCTGAAACTGCAAGAAGAGCTGTCAGACAAACAAAAAAAAGTACAAAATTACGAAGAAATGCTGAAAAAAGATAAGCAGGCGGCAAGCGGTCTCGTCGATGAAATTGAAAAGCTCCGAATGTACGTTGGCGAAACTGGGGTCAAAGGGAAAGGTGTTCAAATCACCCTGGAAGATTCCTCCTACATACCAGCCAATGAAAATGCCAACAATTACATTGTCCATGAAAGCCACATTTTTAAAGTGATTAATGAATTATTGATTTCAGGCGCTTCTGCAGTGGCGATCAATGGACAGAGAGTCTCTTCCGATTCTTATATTTTCTGCAATGGCCCCGTTATTACGGTAGACGGGAATCAGTTTCCTGCCCCGTTTGTGATTTCCGCCATTGGAGACCCGGAAGTAATGATTGGAGCATTTACCATTTCAGGCGGTGTATCCGAAGAGCTTGTTTATGATAACATCGTAGTGAAGTCTGAAAAGAAGAATGAGATTACCATGAATCCGATGCTTCAGGGTGACCGAAAATCCTGA
- a CDS encoding DUF881 domain-containing protein has translation MSGRKKIAGYTLIMGLFGFMLSVQFLSIKEPVTRDTRDIWEIRSELKQEQKQQSELLKEITKYDQLVNTYESNEETAREDALEKTRDELKVQAGLTEVKGDGLVLHLEPLFTKEIIGESTISVSPDLLRKLINELNTYDAEHISVNGHRVVSTTVIRDINGVTKMDGYPLDSLPIEIKVIAENANKLSDRVKASGTHDLFAVDNIKLTDEEPRKNIVIPGSDKKIRIGELKPYEGSKGGEN, from the coding sequence GTGTCAGGAAGGAAAAAGATAGCAGGCTATACTTTAATCATGGGCCTTTTCGGCTTCATGCTATCCGTTCAATTTTTATCCATAAAGGAGCCTGTAACGAGAGATACAAGAGACATTTGGGAAATTAGATCTGAACTGAAGCAAGAACAAAAGCAGCAGTCCGAGCTGTTAAAAGAAATCACAAAATATGATCAGCTAGTAAACACGTATGAATCTAATGAAGAAACCGCCAGAGAAGATGCACTGGAAAAAACACGTGACGAACTAAAAGTTCAAGCCGGTTTGACCGAAGTAAAAGGAGACGGACTGGTCCTTCATCTTGAACCGCTGTTTACAAAAGAGATAATTGGGGAAAGTACTATATCTGTCTCGCCTGATTTGCTCAGAAAACTGATCAATGAACTGAACACTTACGATGCAGAGCATATATCCGTGAATGGGCACAGGGTTGTCAGCACAACCGTTATCCGAGATATTAACGGAGTAACGAAGATGGACGGTTATCCACTTGACTCCCTCCCTATCGAGATTAAAGTGATTGCAGAGAATGCAAATAAACTTTCTGACAGGGTGAAAGCATCCGGTACCCACGATTTGTTTGCAGTCGATAACATTAAGCTGACAGATGAAGAACCGAGAAAAAACATCGTGATTCCCGGCAGCGATAAGAAAATCCGCATCGGGGAACTGAAGCCCTATGAAGGCAGCAAAGGGGGAGAAAACTGA
- the spoVE gene encoding stage V sporulation protein E, with amino-acid sequence MTAKKTTPDFILIIVTLLLLTVGLIMVYSASAIWADYKFDDSFFFAKRQLLFAGIGIIGMFFIMNVDYWTWRTWAKILLLVCFVLLIAVLIPGIGMERNGSRSWIGVGAFSIQPSEFMKFAMIVFLAKYLSEHQKKITSFRKGLIPSLGLVFIAFGMIMLQPDLGTGTVMVGTCIIMIFTAGARIWHFGFLGLLGVGGFAALVLSAPYRMKRITSFLDPWQDPLGSGFQIIQSLYAIGPGGLFGMGLGQSRQKFFYLPEPQTDFIFAILSEELGFIGGTLVLLLFCLLLWRGIRIALGAPDLYGAFLAVGIIAMVAIQVMINIGVVTGLMPVTGITLPFLSYGGSSLTLMLMGIGVLLNISRYAKY; translated from the coding sequence TTGACGGCGAAAAAGACGACTCCGGATTTTATCTTGATTATTGTGACACTTTTGCTTCTTACAGTAGGATTGATCATGGTCTACAGTGCCAGTGCCATTTGGGCGGATTACAAATTCGATGATTCATTTTTCTTTGCGAAAAGGCAGCTGCTTTTTGCGGGAATCGGAATTATCGGAATGTTTTTCATCATGAACGTGGATTACTGGACGTGGAGGACTTGGGCAAAAATTCTTCTGCTGGTCTGCTTTGTTTTGCTGATTGCGGTCCTGATTCCAGGAATCGGAATGGAGCGGAATGGCTCAAGAAGCTGGATTGGCGTAGGGGCCTTTTCCATTCAGCCCTCTGAATTTATGAAATTTGCCATGATTGTATTTTTAGCAAAATATTTATCTGAACATCAAAAAAAAATTACGTCCTTCAGGAAAGGACTCATACCTTCTCTTGGACTTGTTTTTATTGCGTTTGGCATGATTATGCTTCAGCCGGACCTTGGCACTGGAACCGTTATGGTGGGGACTTGTATCATTATGATTTTCACAGCCGGTGCGCGCATCTGGCACTTCGGTTTTCTTGGTCTCCTTGGTGTAGGCGGTTTTGCAGCGCTCGTTCTTTCCGCTCCATACCGCATGAAACGGATTACATCCTTTCTGGATCCGTGGCAGGATCCGCTGGGAAGCGGGTTTCAGATCATTCAGTCGCTTTATGCGATCGGTCCCGGCGGATTGTTCGGAATGGGCCTGGGGCAGAGCAGACAGAAATTCTTTTACCTGCCTGAGCCGCAGACTGACTTTATTTTTGCGATTCTTTCCGAGGAATTGGGCTTTATTGGAGGAACGCTCGTGCTGCTGCTGTTCTGTCTGCTTCTATGGAGAGGCATTCGAATTGCCCTTGGAGCGCCAGACCTTTACGGTGCGTTTCTCGCCGTTGGAATTATCGCCATGGTCGCTATACAGGTTATGATTAATATCGGAGTTGTTACGGGGCTGATGCCTGTAACAGGAATCACTCTCCCATTCCTGAGCTATGGAGGTTCTTCTCTCACACTCATGCTTATGGGGATCGGAGTTTTGCTGAATATCAGCAGGTATGCAAAATATTAA
- the murD gene encoding UDP-N-acetylmuramoyl-L-alanine--D-glutamate ligase encodes MKTIDLYKGKSVLVLGLAKSGLAAAKLLQKLGASVTVNDMKPLDENEAARELQTMGIHVICGSHPDKLLEDRKIEMVVKNPGIPYSNPVLVQAAGMGIPVLTEVELAYQISEADIIGITGSNGKTTTTTLVFEMLKKDGKQPLIAGNIGTVACEVAEKAKPDQVIVMELSSFQLQGTETFKPSAAVVLNLFDAHLDYHGTKDAYAAAKGKIYENLTDSEIAVMNADDQEASRLGDASKGKRVYFSVHRDLGQGAFIKDEAIWYNDEQIISVKDIVLPGKHNLENILAAICLVKTRGCSNEAIRQVLTSFSGVIHRLQFVRNVKGRKFYNDSKATNILATSKALEAFEQPVILLAGGLDRGNGFDELKKSMKYVKALITFGETAPKLEKTAEELGIEVIKRVDNVEQAAGAAYDQSESGDIILLSPACASWDQYKTFEQRGDMFASAVHKLD; translated from the coding sequence GTGAAGACGATTGATTTATACAAGGGTAAATCTGTTTTGGTTTTAGGACTGGCGAAAAGCGGTCTTGCCGCAGCGAAATTGCTGCAGAAACTGGGTGCATCTGTTACGGTCAACGATATGAAACCGCTCGATGAAAATGAAGCAGCCCGGGAATTACAAACAATGGGTATTCATGTCATCTGCGGAAGCCATCCGGATAAGCTTCTTGAAGACCGCAAAATTGAAATGGTGGTTAAAAATCCAGGTATCCCATACTCAAATCCGGTGCTTGTTCAGGCAGCCGGCATGGGAATTCCAGTCTTGACAGAAGTGGAGCTTGCCTATCAGATTTCCGAAGCGGATATAATCGGAATTACAGGTTCAAACGGCAAAACGACGACGACCACCCTTGTATTCGAAATGCTTAAAAAAGACGGCAAACAGCCTCTTATAGCCGGAAACATTGGGACGGTTGCGTGCGAGGTGGCCGAGAAAGCAAAGCCAGACCAGGTGATTGTCATGGAGCTTTCTTCCTTCCAGCTCCAGGGAACGGAAACGTTCAAGCCATCAGCTGCTGTTGTACTGAATTTATTTGATGCCCACCTTGACTATCACGGTACGAAAGATGCGTATGCAGCGGCTAAAGGGAAAATCTATGAAAACCTGACGGACAGTGAGATTGCTGTTATGAATGCTGATGATCAGGAAGCATCCAGACTCGGAGATGCCTCAAAAGGAAAACGGGTTTATTTTTCCGTTCACCGCGACCTTGGGCAGGGCGCATTCATTAAGGATGAAGCTATTTGGTATAACGATGAACAAATTATTTCTGTAAAAGATATCGTGCTTCCGGGTAAGCATAACCTGGAAAATATTCTGGCAGCCATATGTCTTGTGAAAACGAGAGGGTGTTCAAACGAGGCAATCCGCCAAGTGCTGACCTCATTTTCGGGTGTTATTCACAGACTTCAGTTTGTCCGGAACGTCAAAGGACGTAAATTTTACAATGATTCCAAAGCGACGAATATTCTCGCAACCTCGAAAGCTCTTGAAGCATTTGAACAGCCTGTCATTCTTCTTGCCGGCGGACTGGACCGCGGGAATGGCTTTGACGAGCTGAAAAAATCCATGAAGTATGTCAAAGCATTGATTACATTCGGGGAAACAGCACCGAAGCTTGAAAAGACGGCGGAAGAACTCGGAATAGAAGTGATCAAACGTGTCGATAATGTGGAACAGGCAGCCGGCGCGGCTTACGATCAATCAGAATCCGGTGATATTATTCTTCTGTCCCCGGCATGTGCAAGCTGGGATCAGTATAAGACATTTGAACAAAGAGGAGACATGTTTGCAAGCGCCGTGCATAAGCTAGATTAA
- the mraY gene encoding phospho-N-acetylmuramoyl-pentapeptide-transferase, which produces MLEQVILFTIMMGFLISVLLSPIFIPFLRRLKFGQSIRDEGPKSHMKKTGTPTMGGIMIILSIIVTTLVMTGKFSQPSVEMWLLIFVTFGYGVLGFLDDFIKVVMKRNLGLTSKQKLIGQIMIAVVFYLVFRQYHFSTEIRVPGTEFAFDLGWAYVLLIVFMLVGGSNAVNLTDGLDGLLSGTAAIAFGAFAILAWNQSQYDVAIFSVAVAGAVLGFLVFNAHPAKVFMGDTGSLALGGAIVTVAILTKLEILLVLIGGIFVLETLSVIIQVISFKTTGKRVFKMSPLHHHYELSGWSEWRVVVTFWTVGLIFAMIGIYIEVWM; this is translated from the coding sequence GTGCTTGAGCAAGTCATTTTATTTACCATTATGATGGGGTTTTTAATTAGCGTCCTGCTATCTCCTATCTTTATTCCTTTTTTAAGAAGATTGAAATTTGGACAAAGCATTCGGGATGAAGGACCTAAATCCCATATGAAAAAGACAGGTACACCGACCATGGGCGGAATTATGATCATCCTCTCGATTATCGTAACAACCCTCGTGATGACCGGGAAATTTTCTCAGCCGAGTGTGGAAATGTGGCTGCTTATCTTCGTAACATTCGGATATGGCGTACTCGGATTTTTAGATGACTTTATAAAAGTTGTAATGAAACGGAATCTGGGCTTAACATCAAAGCAAAAGCTGATTGGTCAAATCATGATTGCCGTTGTTTTTTACCTTGTATTCAGACAATATCATTTTTCAACTGAAATTCGTGTGCCCGGTACAGAATTCGCGTTTGATTTAGGCTGGGCGTATGTACTGCTCATCGTCTTCATGCTGGTCGGAGGATCAAATGCTGTAAACCTGACTGACGGGCTGGACGGTCTGCTGTCGGGGACTGCAGCGATTGCATTTGGGGCATTCGCTATTCTTGCCTGGAATCAGTCACAATACGATGTAGCCATATTTTCGGTGGCAGTAGCCGGCGCGGTGCTCGGGTTCCTTGTCTTTAATGCACATCCTGCGAAGGTGTTTATGGGGGATACGGGTTCGCTTGCCCTCGGAGGAGCCATTGTAACAGTGGCTATTTTAACAAAGCTTGAGATTCTTCTCGTTCTGATCGGCGGAATCTTTGTCCTTGAAACTCTTTCCGTCATTATTCAGGTAATCTCATTTAAAACGACTGGAAAACGGGTATTTAAAATGAGTCCGCTGCATCACCATTATGAACTGTCCGGCTGGTCTGAATGGCGTGTTGTAGTCACGTTTTGGACAGTCGGTTTGATATTTGCCATGATCGGAATTTATATTGAGGTGTGGATGTAA
- a CDS encoding small basic family protein, translated as MWLPVLGLILGIALGFSTEFKIPAEYSNYLSIAILAALDTLLGGIRAQLQNIYDELVFVSGFFFNILLAAALAFLGVHLGVDLYLVAIFAFGVRLFQNIAVIRRILIAKWSESRQKAKKVD; from the coding sequence ATGTGGCTTCCGGTGCTTGGACTGATTTTGGGAATTGCGCTTGGCTTTTCTACAGAATTTAAAATTCCAGCTGAGTATTCAAATTACTTGTCCATTGCCATTCTCGCGGCACTTGACACGCTGCTCGGAGGAATAAGGGCTCAGCTTCAAAACATTTATGATGAGCTCGTTTTCGTTTCTGGATTCTTTTTTAATATTCTTCTTGCCGCAGCTTTGGCTTTTCTGGGGGTGCACCTTGGTGTAGACTTATACCTGGTGGCAATTTTTGCCTTCGGAGTAAGGTTATTCCAGAATATTGCGGTGATCAGAAGGATTTTAATAGCAAAGTGGAGCGAATCAAGGCAAAAGGCAAAAAAAGTTGATTAA
- the murB gene encoding UDP-N-acetylmuramate dehydrogenase, which produces MENVIKELELAGIGKVFVNEPLSKHTTMKIGGPADCLVVPKDINSLETIIKIVKKNGVKWRAIGRGSNLLVSDEGIEGVVIKLGEGLDHMEIDGDVLTVGGGYSVIKLATIISKKGLSGLEFASGIPGSIGGAVYMNAGAHGSDMSKILMKAHVLFEDGTFEWLTNEDMHFSYRTSLLQKERPGICLEAVLKLEAGEKEEIVKVMQKNKDYRRDTQPWNFPCAGSIFRNPLPEYAGSLVEKAGLKGHKIGGAQVSEMHGNFIVNAGGATASDVLNLIAFVKETILEKNGIELETEVEIIGRNS; this is translated from the coding sequence ATGGAAAACGTCATCAAGGAATTGGAACTGGCGGGGATTGGTAAAGTCTTCGTCAATGAACCGCTATCCAAGCATACAACCATGAAAATCGGCGGCCCGGCGGATTGCCTGGTCGTGCCTAAAGATATTAACAGCCTTGAAACAATCATCAAGATTGTCAAAAAAAACGGGGTGAAATGGAGAGCCATTGGCAGAGGATCGAATCTTCTCGTATCCGATGAAGGAATTGAAGGAGTCGTCATCAAGCTTGGCGAAGGGCTCGATCACATGGAAATCGACGGAGACGTTTTGACAGTCGGCGGCGGCTATTCTGTTATTAAACTGGCAACCATCATCAGCAAAAAGGGGCTTTCCGGACTGGAGTTTGCCAGCGGTATTCCTGGTTCCATAGGCGGCGCTGTTTATATGAATGCAGGTGCCCACGGCTCCGATATGAGCAAAATACTAATGAAGGCACATGTCCTTTTCGAAGATGGAACATTTGAATGGCTGACAAATGAAGACATGCACTTTTCCTACAGGACTTCTCTGCTTCAAAAAGAGCGGCCGGGAATTTGTCTTGAAGCGGTTCTAAAGCTTGAAGCAGGCGAGAAAGAGGAAATTGTAAAAGTCATGCAGAAAAACAAAGATTACCGGAGAGATACACAGCCTTGGAATTTCCCGTGCGCAGGAAGCATCTTCCGCAATCCGCTCCCAGAATACGCGGGATCTTTAGTAGAAAAAGCCGGATTAAAGGGCCATAAAATCGGCGGCGCACAAGTTTCGGAAATGCACGGTAACTTTATCGTCAATGCAGGCGGTGCCACTGCATCGGATGTGTTAAATCTGATAGCTTTTGTCAAAGAAACAATCCTTGAAAAAAACGGGATTGAACTTGAAACAGAGGTCGAAATTATCGGGCGAAATTCCTGA
- the ftsA gene encoding cell division protein FtsA, whose translation MNNSEIFVSLDIGTSSVKVIIGEMADDTLNVIGVGNVKSEGLKKGSIVDIDETVHSIKKAVEQAERMVGIPLKRVVVGVAGNHVHLQDCHGVVAVSSENREIANEDVRRVIEAAQVMSIPPEREIIDVIPRQFIVDGLDEINDPRGMLGVRLEMEGTIITGSKTILHNLLRCVERAGLEITDICLQPLAAGSVALSRDEKNLGVAMIDIGGGSTTIALFEQGHLRTSSVLPIGGEHLTKDLSIGLRTATEEAERIKVKYGHAFYDHASPDEVFEVSIIGTDQKQQFNQLEISDIIEARLEELFEMVQHELMRLGVRDLPGGFVLTGGTVSMPGVLELAQDMLQSSVRIASPDYIGVREPKYMTGVGLIQFAYKNAKIQGRRIGSNVSQEVYAEQAAAAVREEPQQRSSSKPKQTEDKKQSKVKKFFGYFFE comes from the coding sequence ATGAACAACAGTGAAATCTTCGTGAGTCTCGACATCGGTACATCCAGTGTGAAAGTGATCATCGGCGAAATGGCAGATGACACTTTGAACGTCATCGGTGTGGGGAATGTAAAATCAGAAGGATTAAAAAAAGGTTCGATCGTCGATATAGACGAAACCGTTCATTCTATTAAGAAAGCCGTGGAACAAGCGGAACGCATGGTGGGAATTCCCTTGAAAAGAGTTGTAGTGGGGGTTGCCGGCAACCATGTTCATCTTCAGGATTGTCATGGAGTAGTGGCTGTTTCCAGCGAAAACAGAGAAATAGCGAACGAAGATGTCCGCCGTGTCATTGAAGCGGCCCAGGTGATGTCTATTCCTCCTGAGAGAGAAATTATTGACGTTATTCCCCGTCAGTTCATTGTTGACGGACTGGATGAAATAAATGATCCCCGCGGTATGCTTGGGGTTCGGCTTGAGATGGAAGGGACTATCATTACCGGATCTAAAACGATCTTACATAATCTGCTTCGCTGTGTTGAGAGAGCGGGGCTCGAAATTACAGACATCTGCCTTCAGCCATTGGCTGCCGGTTCTGTCGCCTTGTCCCGCGATGAAAAAAATCTCGGGGTTGCCATGATTGACATTGGCGGAGGATCAACGACCATCGCTCTTTTTGAGCAGGGCCATCTGCGTACGTCATCTGTTCTCCCGATTGGCGGAGAGCATTTAACAAAGGATCTGTCGATCGGATTGCGTACTGCTACGGAAGAAGCAGAGAGAATCAAAGTGAAATACGGACATGCATTTTATGATCATGCTTCTCCTGATGAGGTTTTTGAAGTATCCATCATCGGAACAGATCAAAAACAGCAATTTAATCAGCTTGAAATCTCTGATATTATTGAAGCTAGACTTGAAGAATTATTTGAAATGGTCCAGCATGAACTGATGAGACTTGGTGTAAGAGACCTTCCGGGAGGTTTTGTGCTGACAGGCGGTACCGTCAGCATGCCGGGAGTGCTCGAACTGGCACAGGACATGCTGCAAAGCAGCGTGAGAATCGCAAGCCCCGATTATATTGGAGTAAGAGAACCGAAGTATATGACGGGAGTAGGGCTCATCCAGTTTGCGTATAAAAATGCTAAGATACAGGGAAGAAGAATTGGATCGAATGTGTCTCAGGAAGTATACGCCGAACAGGCTGCAGCTGCCGTAAGGGAAGAACCGCAGCAGAGAAGCAGCAGCAAACCGAAGCAAACGGAAGATAAGAAACAAAGCAAAGTGAAAAAGTTTTTTGGCTACTTCTTTGAATAA
- the murG gene encoding undecaprenyldiphospho-muramoylpentapeptide beta-N-acetylglucosaminyltransferase produces MKVAVSGGGTGGHIYPALALIKEMQKKHPDAEFLYIGTENGLEKGIVERENIPFKSIEISGFKRKISLDNVRTVMRFLKGVQTSKRYLKDFKPDAVIGTGGYVCGPVVYAAAKMNIPTVIHEQNSLPGITNKFLARYSDKVAICFEEARSYFPADKAVMTGNPRASEVAGVNGEKGKLSAGLKPGKKSVLVFGGSRGARPINKAILEVLPEIGKRDYQLLYVTGEVHYKQVAEEAKSLGAPENVIIKPFIHNMPEVLAGVDLIVGRAGATSIAEITALGLPSILIPSPYVTANHQEVNARSLSDKGAAVLMLEKDLNGESLLREMDEVMENEARLLCMRKASSEIGMPDAASRLAEVLEEVSRKK; encoded by the coding sequence ATGAAAGTAGCTGTAAGCGGCGGAGGTACGGGAGGCCATATCTATCCTGCACTTGCCCTTATTAAAGAAATGCAGAAAAAGCATCCCGATGCGGAATTTTTATATATAGGAACAGAAAACGGACTGGAAAAAGGAATAGTAGAAAGAGAGAACATCCCATTTAAGTCGATTGAAATCTCAGGGTTTAAGCGGAAAATCTCACTCGACAATGTCAGAACGGTTATGAGATTTCTAAAAGGGGTTCAGACCAGCAAGCGGTATTTAAAAGATTTCAAGCCGGATGCAGTGATTGGCACAGGAGGCTATGTTTGCGGTCCTGTGGTTTATGCTGCGGCAAAGATGAACATCCCGACAGTCATTCATGAACAAAACAGTCTTCCGGGAATTACGAATAAATTTCTAGCCAGGTATTCCGACAAAGTAGCCATCTGTTTTGAAGAAGCCAGAAGCTATTTTCCTGCAGACAAAGCTGTCATGACGGGCAACCCCCGAGCATCTGAAGTAGCCGGTGTTAATGGAGAAAAAGGCAAGTTGTCAGCGGGATTGAAGCCTGGAAAAAAATCCGTCCTTGTATTTGGGGGAAGCAGGGGAGCAAGGCCGATTAATAAAGCAATCCTTGAAGTGCTTCCGGAAATCGGAAAAAGAGACTATCAGCTTCTATATGTGACAGGAGAAGTTCATTACAAACAGGTGGCAGAAGAAGCTAAGTCGCTTGGCGCACCTGAAAATGTCATCATAAAACCTTTTATTCATAACATGCCGGAGGTGCTGGCGGGGGTCGATCTGATTGTCGGACGGGCGGGCGCTACCTCCATTGCCGAGATTACAGCTCTTGGACTTCCGAGTATTCTCATCCCAAGTCCTTACGTAACGGCGAATCACCAGGAAGTGAACGCAAGGTCTTTAAGTGATAAAGGGGCAGCTGTATTAATGCTGGAAAAGGATTTAAACGGCGAGAGTCTTCTTCGTGAAATGGATGAAGTAATGGAAAACGAAGCCAGGCTTTTGTGTATGAGAAAAGCCTCATCCGAAATCGGGATGCCGGATGCAGCATCAAGGCTTGCAGAAGTATTGGAAGAAGTTTCCCGCAAAAAATAA